One part of the bacterium genome encodes these proteins:
- a CDS encoding PilT/PilU family type 4a pilus ATPase, whose amino-acid sequence MDINDLLIHMSSREASDLYVKTDAPPTLRIAGQLAPLGTAPLTSAAVDELARQMMQPRHQREFDERQQVNLAYFTPALGRYRVNIYMQRSSPAIVIRRIKSEIPTFEELGIPRAIADLSMAPRGLVLVTGPTGSGKSTTLAAMIDYRNRHAPGHIVTIEDPIEFVHADHQSLVSQREVGTDCDSFNTALRDALRQTPDVILIGEMRDVESATAAVHFAETGHLVLSTLHSTNASQTIERILHFFPQEAHGNVQLQLSLNMLGVISQRLVPRRGGEGLVLAVELMLASPHIRDLLKKGNIAGIRTAMQAGNQDGMQTFDQAVYQLIQSGAIDTDTGMQYADSPNDVRLRLRGMV is encoded by the coding sequence ATGGACATCAACGATCTGCTCATCCACATGTCGAGCCGGGAGGCGTCGGACCTGTACGTGAAGACCGACGCCCCGCCGACGCTGCGGATCGCCGGCCAGCTCGCCCCGCTGGGGACGGCCCCGCTCACCTCCGCGGCGGTCGACGAGCTGGCGCGGCAGATGATGCAGCCGCGACACCAGCGGGAGTTCGATGAACGGCAGCAGGTGAACCTCGCCTACTTCACCCCGGCGCTGGGCCGGTACCGGGTGAACATCTACATGCAGCGGTCCTCCCCGGCCATCGTCATCCGCCGGATCAAGAGCGAGATCCCGACGTTCGAGGAACTGGGGATCCCCCGGGCGATCGCGGACCTGTCGATGGCCCCCCGCGGGCTGGTCCTGGTCACCGGCCCCACCGGGTCGGGCAAGTCCACAACCCTGGCCGCGATGATCGATTATCGCAATCGCCACGCGCCCGGGCACATCGTGACGATCGAGGACCCGATCGAATTCGTACACGCCGACCACCAGAGCCTGGTGAGCCAGCGCGAGGTCGGAACGGACTGCGATTCCTTCAACACGGCGCTGCGCGACGCCCTCCGCCAGACCCCCGACGTCATCCTGATCGGGGAGATGCGGGACGTGGAAAGCGCGACCGCGGCGGTCCACTTCGCCGAGACCGGCCACCTCGTCCTCAGCACCCTGCACTCGACCAACGCCAGCCAGACGATCGAGCGCATCCTGCACTTCTTCCCCCAGGAAGCCCACGGCAACGTCCAGCTGCAGCTGTCGCTGAACATGCTCGGGGTGATCTCCCAGCGGCTGGTCCCGCGGAGGGGCGGGGAGGGGCTGGTGCTCGCCGTCGAGCTCATGCTGGCGTCCCCCCACATCCGCGACCTGTTGAAGAAGGGCAACATCGCCGGGATCCGCACGGCGATGCAGGCGGGGAACCAGGACGGGATGCAGACCTTCGATCAGGCCGTCTACCAGCTCATCCAGAGTGGGGCGATCGATACGGACACCGGGATGCAGTACGCGGACAGTCCCAACGACGTGCGCCTGCGGCTGCGGGGGATGGTGTAG
- a CDS encoding type IV pilus twitching motility protein PilT — translation MDITDLLVQTKEQNASDLHLTVGSPPTLRLHGKLTRLDKSVLTREDIHNMLYDLLTDEQKARYEATHDLDFSLELTGVGRFRVNAFLQRLGEGIVLRLIPSKIKSLDDLGMPPILKDLAMKDRGLVLVTGPTGSGKSTTLAAMVDHMNDNREDHIITIEDPIEFIHQHKKCNVNQREVGPHTMSFAAALRSALREDPDIILVGEMRDLETIAQALTAAETGHLVLSTLHTNNAPQTISRVVDVFPPHQQEQIRVQLADALLGVVAQSLVPSIDGKSRVAAMEIMVATPAIRNLIRENKVHQIPSAIQTGAREGMQSLDQALKALVKTQKISNDEALRRAVEKQAFGQDASGGGRGEFAGMRTNR, via the coding sequence ATGGACATCACCGATCTTCTCGTTCAGACCAAGGAGCAGAACGCCTCCGACCTGCACCTGACGGTCGGCTCTCCGCCCACGCTGCGCTTGCACGGCAAGCTCACCCGGCTGGATAAGTCGGTCCTCACCCGAGAAGACATCCACAACATGCTCTACGATCTCCTCACCGACGAGCAAAAGGCGCGGTACGAAGCGACCCACGACCTGGACTTCTCGCTGGAGCTGACCGGGGTAGGGCGGTTCCGCGTCAACGCGTTCCTGCAGCGGCTGGGGGAAGGCATCGTCCTGCGCCTGATCCCATCCAAGATCAAGTCGCTCGACGATCTGGGGATGCCGCCGATCCTGAAGGACCTCGCGATGAAAGATCGCGGGCTGGTCCTGGTGACGGGCCCCACCGGGTCGGGAAAGTCGACCACGCTCGCCGCGATGGTCGATCACATGAACGACAACCGCGAGGACCACATCATCACGATCGAAGACCCGATCGAGTTCATCCACCAGCACAAGAAGTGCAACGTGAACCAGCGCGAGGTCGGCCCGCACACGATGTCCTTCGCCGCCGCGCTGCGCAGCGCGCTGCGCGAGGACCCGGACATCATCCTCGTCGGCGAGATGCGGGACCTCGAGACGATCGCGCAGGCGCTGACGGCGGCGGAAACCGGCCACTTGGTGCTCTCGACCCTGCACACCAACAACGCCCCGCAGACGATCAGCCGTGTCGTCGACGTCTTCCCGCCGCATCAGCAGGAGCAGATCCGCGTCCAGCTGGCCGATGCCCTGCTGGGCGTCGTGGCGCAGAGCCTGGTGCCGTCGATCGACGGCAAGAGCCGGGTGGCGGCGATGGAGATCATGGTGGCCACCCCGGCGATCCGCAACCTGATCCGGGAGAACAAGGTCCACCAGATCCCGTCGGCGATCCAGACCGGCGCGCGCGAGGGCATGCAGTCGCTCGATCAGGCCCTCAAGGCCCTCGTCAAGACCCAAAAGATCAGCAACGACGAGGCGCTCCGGCGCGCCGTCGAAAAGCAGGCGTTCGGTCAGGACGCCTCCGGTGGAGGACGCGGGGAGTTCGCCGGGATGCGGACGAACCGCTGA
- a CDS encoding tagatose 1,6-diphosphate aldolase, with the protein MMLSSGKLTNLMRLADASGRLKMLAVDQRDSMRAPLAAATRRRPEDITYDELAATKTLVAEVLSSHSTAILLDPIYGLPRGITAVGGSAALLVAVEDSPPALLGPSRERKMALIDGWSVAQAKRAGANAVKLLVYDTPEASAEVRAHHRDLVRRVGEECVLHDLPFLLEVVAYPIEEPGEDTPEFALKRPRHTIAAAREFSDPAYHVDLLKLPFPGDLKYTRQFRDAVFDPRERPAVYTLDDIRGFCRDLDAAAGRPWVILSGGVGIREFLANLDLAVDAGASGFLCGRAIWQDVLPLHPDRQAMRAFLASTASHNFDRANAVAERARPWFDHPHFGGWGQIRLQGGGADWYRRYGAPPPL; encoded by the coding sequence ATGATGCTGAGCAGCGGGAAGCTGACGAACCTGATGCGCCTCGCCGACGCGTCGGGGCGGTTGAAGATGCTCGCCGTCGACCAGCGGGACTCCATGCGCGCCCCGCTCGCCGCCGCCACACGACGCCGGCCGGAAGACATCACCTATGATGAACTGGCGGCGACCAAGACCCTCGTCGCCGAAGTCCTGTCGTCCCACTCGACGGCGATCCTGCTGGACCCCATCTACGGGCTGCCCCGGGGGATCACCGCGGTGGGTGGCTCCGCCGCCCTGCTCGTGGCCGTCGAGGACTCCCCCCCCGCCCTGCTCGGCCCGAGTCGGGAGCGGAAGATGGCGCTGATCGACGGGTGGTCCGTGGCCCAGGCAAAGCGGGCGGGGGCGAACGCGGTGAAGTTACTCGTCTACGACACGCCGGAGGCCTCCGCCGAGGTGCGCGCCCACCACCGCGACCTGGTGCGCAGGGTCGGCGAGGAGTGCGTATTGCACGATCTGCCGTTCCTGCTCGAGGTGGTCGCCTACCCGATCGAGGAACCGGGCGAGGACACCCCGGAGTTTGCCCTCAAACGCCCCCGCCACACGATCGCGGCCGCCCGGGAGTTCTCGGACCCGGCCTATCATGTGGACCTGCTGAAGCTCCCATTCCCCGGCGACCTCAAGTACACGCGGCAGTTCCGCGACGCGGTGTTCGACCCCCGAGAACGTCCGGCCGTGTACACCCTCGACGACATCCGGGGCTTCTGCCGTGACCTCGATGCGGCGGCGGGGCGTCCTTGGGTCATCTTGAGCGGCGGAGTCGGGATTCGCGAGTTCCTCGCGAACCTGGATCTTGCGGTCGATGCCGGAGCCAGCGGCTTCTTGTGCGGACGCGCGATCTGGCAGGACGTGCTTCCCCTCCACCCGGATCGACAGGCGATGCGGGCTTTTCTCGCCTCGACGGCCTCTCACAACTTCGACCGCGCCAACGCCGTGGCCGAGCGGGCGCGCCCGTGGTTCGACCACCCGCACTTCGGCGGGTGGGGGCAGATCAGGCTCCAGGGCGGCGGCGCCGACTGGTACCGGCGGTACGGGGCTCCACCGCCGCTTTGA
- a CDS encoding nucleotidyltransferase family protein has protein sequence MIAAVILAAGESRRMGTPKPLLTFSGRILLRHVIEQARASACQQIIVVLGARADDVAAAVRDPGVHLVVNDRYREGMGTSLGAGIAALPPECEAAVVLLGDQPRIDAAVIDALIDVHRRTGKPLVASRYGGVAGAPTLIGRALFPEARGLQGDAGGRRLIRQHPDLVAEVPLPEAAAVDLDTPEDFARLKAAVEPRTAGTSRRRRPGA, from the coding sequence ATGATCGCCGCCGTCATCCTCGCCGCCGGCGAGTCGCGGCGCATGGGGACGCCCAAGCCGCTCCTGACGTTCTCGGGCCGCATCCTGCTCCGCCACGTCATCGAGCAGGCCCGCGCGTCGGCGTGTCAGCAGATCATCGTCGTCCTGGGCGCTCGGGCGGATGACGTTGCGGCGGCGGTCCGCGACCCCGGCGTCCATCTCGTCGTCAACGACCGCTACCGCGAGGGAATGGGGACCTCGCTTGGGGCGGGGATCGCGGCACTGCCCCCTGAATGTGAGGCGGCGGTCGTGCTGCTGGGGGACCAACCCCGAATCGACGCCGCCGTGATCGATGCGCTGATCGACGTCCACCGCCGCACGGGAAAGCCGCTCGTCGCCTCGCGGTACGGCGGGGTGGCCGGTGCCCCCACGCTGATCGGGCGCGCGCTTTTCCCGGAGGCGAGGGGTCTCCAGGGGGACGCGGGCGGGCGGCGGCTCATCCGGCAGCATCCCGACCTGGTGGCGGAGGTGCCGTTGCCGGAGGCGGCGGCCGTGGACCTCGATACCCCCGAGGATTTTGCCCGACTCAAAGCGGCGGTGGAGCCCCGTACCGCCGGTACCAGTCGGCGCCGCCGCCCTGGAGCCTGA
- a CDS encoding XdhC/CoxI family protein, whose product MKEIREILGALAGLRARGESAALATIVRVKGSTYRRAGARLLIRQDGTTLGSISGGCLEGDVAEAAREVLDTGRPRMLTYDLTADDDAVWGLGLGCNGAIDVFVEAVRPQAVPDYGALLQGCIDARRFAALATVIASPSPDGRVPVGARLFVGEDGTVEGSLGDAVTDALAAAAARDRIAAGTAATVPLELPGGLGELFIDVVAPPLPLLVCGAGHDALPLVSLAHAQGWWVMVADSRPAYATKARFPGADEVFLVQDRDVAKAARIDRHTFVVVMTHNFLHDLEILRCLVETPARYIGLLGPRARTDKLLAELRKDGVVLDGARRSRVYGPVGVDTGADSPEEIALSILAEILAVRNGRATASLRDRVGPIHAPAS is encoded by the coding sequence ATGAAGGAGATCCGAGAGATTCTGGGCGCCCTCGCCGGCCTGCGGGCGCGGGGGGAGTCGGCGGCGCTGGCCACGATCGTGCGCGTGAAGGGCTCAACCTACCGCCGCGCCGGTGCGCGCCTCCTGATCCGGCAGGACGGGACGACGCTCGGCTCAATCAGCGGCGGCTGCCTGGAGGGCGATGTGGCCGAGGCCGCGCGCGAGGTCCTGGACACCGGGCGCCCGCGCATGCTGACCTATGACCTGACCGCGGACGACGACGCGGTCTGGGGGCTCGGGCTCGGCTGCAACGGGGCGATTGACGTGTTCGTGGAGGCGGTGCGGCCCCAGGCTGTGCCGGACTACGGGGCGCTGCTCCAGGGGTGCATCGACGCCCGCCGGTTTGCGGCGCTCGCCACGGTGATTGCCTCCCCGTCTCCCGACGGCCGGGTCCCCGTCGGCGCGCGGCTCTTCGTGGGGGAGGATGGAACGGTCGAGGGCTCGCTCGGCGATGCGGTGACCGACGCGTTGGCGGCGGCCGCCGCCCGCGACCGGATCGCGGCCGGGACGGCGGCGACGGTGCCCCTCGAACTTCCCGGCGGGCTCGGGGAGCTGTTCATCGACGTGGTCGCGCCGCCCCTCCCCCTGCTCGTCTGCGGCGCCGGTCACGACGCGCTGCCGCTCGTGAGCCTGGCGCACGCGCAGGGATGGTGGGTCATGGTCGCCGACAGCCGGCCGGCGTATGCGACAAAGGCACGGTTCCCCGGAGCCGATGAGGTTTTCCTGGTCCAGGATCGAGACGTGGCCAAGGCCGCGCGGATCGACCGCCACACCTTCGTCGTCGTCATGACCCACAATTTTCTCCACGATCTCGAGATCCTCCGGTGCCTGGTGGAGACCCCCGCGCGGTACATCGGCCTCCTCGGCCCCCGCGCGCGGACGGACAAACTGCTCGCCGAACTGCGGAAGGATGGGGTGGTCCTCGACGGCGCCCGGCGCTCGCGGGTGTACGGACCCGTCGGGGTGGACACCGGTGCCGACTCTCCCGAGGAGATCGCGCTCAGCATTCTGGCGGAGATCCTGGCGGTCCGCAACGGTCGGGCGACGGCCTCGCTCCGTGATCGGGTCGGGCCGATTCACGCGCCGGCGTCCTGA
- a CDS encoding VWA domain-containing protein, with protein sequence MAGTPSGSPRWPPNSPRGAETPAGGAAAPGRPAWTRPGDLAGNVTAFGRRLRRRGLLVGPAEVSDALRALTEIDLADRDAVRLSLRTVFCSHTDDLPVFDEEFVRFWQGPALAGGPAPQDEADDDPAGPGEAGNERGSDVVVTEWDERGEAEDEREVPAYSPAEGRSRKDFSAFSADELRAITDLIIVIARLIATRLSRRTRAARRGSFVDLRRTMRRSLRTGGDVFELVWRRRKIRKAKLVLLCDVSGSMDIYSRFLVQFVYALQGALSHVESFLFSTSLTRVTDVLGHHDIHEALREASQRVPDWSGGTKIGASLKHFNDAYGRRLVDARTIVVICSDGWDTGDLEVLEAAMRDLHGRAGRVIWLNPLLGSPGYEPVTQGMSAALPYVDVFASAHNLNGLRELERYLHSPRAGVRRVRRTSRKRGDRP encoded by the coding sequence ATGGCTGGAACTCCGAGCGGATCGCCTCGCTGGCCGCCCAACTCCCCAAGGGGCGCTGAGACGCCGGCGGGGGGCGCCGCGGCGCCGGGCAGGCCGGCCTGGACGCGCCCGGGAGACCTCGCCGGGAACGTCACCGCGTTTGGCCGGCGGCTGAGGCGCCGGGGGCTCCTGGTCGGGCCGGCGGAGGTCAGCGATGCCCTGCGCGCCCTGACGGAGATCGATCTCGCCGATCGCGACGCGGTGCGCCTCTCGCTGCGGACGGTGTTCTGCTCGCACACGGACGATCTCCCGGTGTTTGATGAGGAGTTCGTGCGCTTCTGGCAGGGCCCCGCGCTGGCCGGTGGTCCGGCCCCCCAGGACGAAGCGGACGACGACCCCGCCGGTCCGGGCGAGGCGGGAAACGAGCGGGGCAGCGACGTGGTGGTCACCGAATGGGACGAGCGCGGCGAGGCGGAGGACGAGCGGGAGGTCCCCGCCTACAGTCCCGCCGAAGGGCGCAGCCGGAAGGACTTCAGCGCGTTCAGCGCCGACGAGCTTCGGGCGATCACCGACCTGATCATCGTCATCGCCCGCCTCATCGCCACCCGCCTCTCCCGCCGCACCCGAGCGGCCCGGCGGGGGTCCTTCGTCGACCTGAGGCGGACGATGCGCCGCAGCCTCCGTACCGGCGGGGACGTCTTCGAGCTGGTCTGGCGGCGGCGCAAGATTCGAAAGGCCAAACTGGTGCTGCTCTGCGATGTCAGCGGCTCGATGGACATCTACAGCCGATTCCTAGTCCAGTTCGTCTACGCGCTCCAGGGAGCCCTCAGCCACGTCGAGTCGTTTCTGTTCAGCACGTCCCTCACCCGGGTGACCGATGTGCTCGGGCATCACGACATCCACGAAGCGCTTCGGGAGGCCTCGCAGCGCGTTCCCGATTGGTCGGGGGGGACCAAGATCGGCGCCAGCCTCAAGCACTTTAACGACGCGTACGGCCGGCGGCTCGTGGACGCCCGGACGATCGTGGTCATCTGCAGCGATGGATGGGACACCGGGGATCTCGAGGTGCTCGAGGCGGCGATGCGTGATCTCCACGGCCGCGCCGGACGGGTGATCTGGCTCAACCCCCTTCTGGGCAGCCCGGGGTACGAGCCCGTCACCCAGGGGATGAGCGCGGCCCTGCCCTACGTCGATGTCTTCGCCTCCGCGCACAACCTGAACGGTCTGCGGGAGTTGGAGCGGTACCTCCACAGCCCGCGGGCCGGGGTGCGCCGGGTGCGGAGGACGAGTCGCAAACGAGGAGACCGACCATGA
- a CDS encoding MoxR family ATPase, whose product MGSASRAPEAFGGIAQIMETLRQQGYIAERDVALSIHLSVVLHKPLLIEGAAGVGKTEIAKVMARAVDTQLIRLQCYEGLDVHTALYEWNYQRQMLRIKLEESSDLPVAEKEQMIFSESFMLKRPLLQAITADQAPVLLIDEIDRADEEFEAFLLEVLSDFQVSIPEIGTIQARHVPYVVLTSNRTRDLSDALRRRCLYLWIDYPTFEKELSIIHRKVPGINDRLARQIGAFMQMVRGVNLDKVPGIAETLDWSAALLALHRDHLDPAAVEETLGCLCKDQEDLTRVRTQYLGPILEHIDAVGQSGDGWNSERIASLAAQLPKGR is encoded by the coding sequence ATGGGATCAGCATCGCGTGCGCCGGAGGCCTTCGGCGGGATTGCCCAGATCATGGAAACGCTGCGGCAGCAGGGGTATATCGCCGAGCGCGATGTGGCGCTGTCGATCCACCTCAGCGTCGTGCTCCATAAGCCGTTGCTGATCGAGGGCGCCGCCGGGGTGGGAAAGACCGAGATCGCCAAGGTCATGGCGCGCGCCGTCGACACCCAGCTGATCCGGCTGCAGTGTTACGAGGGGCTGGACGTGCACACGGCCCTCTACGAATGGAACTACCAGCGGCAGATGCTCCGGATCAAACTCGAGGAAAGCTCCGACCTGCCGGTGGCGGAGAAAGAGCAGATGATCTTCAGCGAGTCGTTCATGCTCAAGCGCCCGCTCCTCCAGGCGATCACCGCCGACCAGGCGCCGGTGCTTCTGATCGACGAGATCGACCGGGCGGACGAGGAGTTTGAGGCATTCCTGCTCGAGGTGCTCTCGGATTTCCAGGTGAGCATCCCCGAGATCGGGACGATCCAGGCGAGGCACGTCCCCTACGTCGTCCTCACCAGCAACCGCACCCGGGATCTCAGCGACGCGCTGCGCCGTCGCTGTCTGTACCTGTGGATCGATTATCCGACGTTCGAGAAAGAACTCTCCATCATTCACCGCAAGGTGCCGGGGATCAACGATCGCCTGGCCCGGCAGATCGGCGCATTCATGCAGATGGTGCGCGGGGTCAACCTCGACAAAGTGCCGGGGATCGCCGAGACGCTCGATTGGAGCGCGGCGCTGCTGGCGCTTCACCGTGACCACCTCGATCCGGCGGCGGTCGAGGAGACCCTCGGGTGCCTCTGCAAAGACCAAGAGGACCTGACCCGTGTGCGCACGCAGTACCTGGGACCGATCCTGGAGCACATCGACGCGGTGGGGCAGAGCGGCGATGGCTGGAACTCCGAGCGGATCGCCTCGCTGGCCGCCCAACTCCCCAAGGGGCGCTGA
- a CDS encoding GIY-YIG nuclease family protein — translation MERARTHYAYLLRCADGSYYAGYTVDPVRRLAAHRGGRASRYTRGRGPQVFAALWRCPTRRAGLALERLLKRLSHARKHDLALGGALAAASALRARRVPRRRWPSGRNRYARINRLR, via the coding sequence ATGGAGCGGGCGCGGACGCACTACGCCTACCTGCTGCGGTGCGCCGACGGCAGCTACTACGCCGGGTATACCGTGGACCCCGTGCGCCGCCTCGCCGCGCACCGCGGGGGGCGCGCCTCGCGCTACACGCGGGGACGGGGCCCCCAGGTGTTTGCCGCGCTCTGGCGATGCCCGACCCGGCGCGCGGGGCTCGCCCTCGAGCGCCTGCTGAAGCGGCTCTCGCACGCGCGCAAGCACGATCTCGCATTGGGCGGCGCGCTCGCCGCCGCGTCGGCGCTGCGCGCGCGCCGCGTGCCCCGTCGCCGCTGGCCCTCCGGCCGCAACAGGTATGCTAGAATAAATCGGTTGCGGTGA
- the cutA gene encoding aerobic carbon-monoxide dehydrogenase large subunit: protein MSTRYAGARVPRNEDPALLRGRGLFVDDLALPNLAHAAVLRSPHAHARIVRIDAGRARRAPGVAAVLTHADLGEFGGPLPMLIPHPTLIHPKTQQPLASSVVRHVGEPVALVVAESRYAAEDASDLIEVEYAPLPAAVDLTAAAAPGAPLVHANTGTNVCAHYTQRVGDVEHAMALAPHRFRERLVVDRGTASPIETRGVVASWDPRTQRLEIWDSTQAPIPIRNGLAAMFHLPQPSVRVVAPDVGGGFGPKVMMFYPEEILVPLAAMRLGRPVKWIEDRREHFVATNQEREQIHDAEIGLDETGRILALRTVFLYDAGAYCPYGLIVPIVASTTLPGPYRLPNYHAEFNAVFTNKTTVSPYRGAGRPHGVFVMERLLDRAACELGIDRTEIRRRNLIQPDEFPYAVGLIYQDNAPVEYDSGNYPRCLEHATEMIGYAGWADQQAAYRAAGRCVGLGVACYVEGTGIGPYEGCRVTVDPSGKVFVSTGVGTQGQGHMTSFAQLVADQLGVTPRDVVVRTGDTDGFRWGTGTFASRAAVVAGTAASLAAQAVREKTQLVAATLLEARPKEIDLAEGKVFVRGVPARALSLGEVAAAANPLRFAMPAEWEGPGLEATRYFAPPRGTFSNGVHACIVEVDPETGMVSLLRYVVVHDCGRLINPMIVEGQIHGGVAQGIGGAYWEKLAYDAQGQPLATTFMDYLLPTAVEVPPIEVGHEETPTPLNPLGVKGAGEAGVIPVGAAIAQAVEDALRPFDIHITEMPLSPNRVRQLVAKARRTP from the coding sequence ATGAGCACACGCTACGCGGGCGCGCGCGTCCCGCGCAACGAGGATCCGGCGCTCCTGCGCGGCCGCGGCCTGTTCGTCGACGACCTCGCCCTGCCGAACCTCGCCCACGCCGCGGTGCTGCGTAGTCCGCACGCACACGCCCGCATCGTACGGATCGATGCCGGCCGCGCCCGACGCGCCCCGGGGGTGGCCGCGGTCCTGACGCACGCCGACCTGGGCGAGTTCGGCGGCCCCCTGCCGATGCTCATCCCCCACCCCACCCTCATCCACCCGAAGACCCAACAACCCCTCGCCTCCAGCGTCGTCCGGCACGTCGGAGAGCCGGTGGCGTTGGTCGTCGCCGAGAGCCGGTACGCGGCCGAAGACGCGTCGGACCTGATCGAGGTCGAATACGCGCCGCTGCCCGCCGCGGTCGACCTCACCGCGGCCGCGGCTCCGGGGGCGCCGCTCGTCCACGCGAACACCGGGACCAACGTCTGCGCACACTACACGCAGCGGGTGGGGGATGTCGAGCACGCGATGGCCCTTGCTCCGCATCGGTTTCGGGAGCGGCTGGTCGTCGATCGCGGGACGGCCTCGCCGATAGAGACCCGAGGGGTCGTCGCCTCGTGGGACCCGCGCACGCAGCGGCTCGAGATCTGGGACAGCACGCAGGCGCCCATTCCGATCCGCAACGGGCTCGCGGCGATGTTCCACCTCCCTCAGCCCAGCGTCCGGGTCGTCGCCCCCGACGTCGGCGGGGGGTTCGGACCCAAGGTGATGATGTTCTACCCCGAGGAGATCCTGGTGCCGCTGGCGGCGATGCGGCTGGGGCGGCCCGTGAAGTGGATCGAGGACCGGCGGGAGCACTTCGTCGCGACCAACCAGGAGCGCGAGCAGATTCACGACGCGGAGATCGGCCTGGACGAGACCGGCCGGATCCTCGCCCTCCGCACCGTCTTCCTCTATGATGCCGGCGCCTACTGTCCCTACGGCCTGATCGTGCCGATCGTCGCCAGCACCACCCTCCCCGGCCCCTACCGTCTTCCGAACTATCACGCCGAGTTCAACGCGGTCTTCACCAACAAGACCACCGTGAGCCCGTACCGGGGCGCCGGGCGGCCCCACGGCGTCTTCGTGATGGAGCGGTTGTTGGACCGCGCCGCGTGCGAGCTCGGGATCGACCGCACCGAGATCCGCCGGCGCAACCTCATCCAGCCCGACGAGTTTCCCTACGCGGTGGGCCTGATCTATCAGGACAACGCACCGGTCGAATACGACAGCGGGAACTACCCCCGCTGCCTCGAGCACGCGACGGAGATGATCGGATACGCGGGGTGGGCCGACCAGCAGGCGGCCTACCGTGCGGCCGGACGCTGCGTGGGGCTCGGGGTGGCGTGCTACGTCGAGGGCACCGGCATCGGTCCCTACGAGGGCTGCCGGGTGACCGTGGACCCCTCGGGAAAGGTGTTCGTCTCGACCGGGGTGGGCACGCAGGGGCAGGGGCACATGACCTCGTTCGCCCAGCTCGTCGCCGATCAGCTCGGGGTGACGCCGCGCGATGTCGTCGTGCGGACCGGTGACACCGACGGGTTCCGGTGGGGGACCGGCACCTTCGCCAGCCGCGCTGCGGTCGTCGCCGGCACCGCGGCCTCCCTCGCCGCCCAGGCGGTCCGCGAGAAGACCCAACTTGTGGCCGCGACGCTGCTGGAGGCACGTCCGAAGGAGATTGACCTCGCGGAGGGCAAGGTCTTCGTGCGGGGGGTCCCCGCCCGCGCGCTGTCCCTCGGCGAGGTGGCCGCGGCGGCCAACCCCTTGCGATTCGCAATGCCCGCGGAGTGGGAGGGACCCGGCCTTGAGGCCACCCGCTACTTCGCGCCCCCGCGGGGGACGTTCAGCAACGGGGTGCACGCCTGCATCGTGGAGGTCGATCCGGAGACCGGGATGGTATCCCTCCTGCGGTACGTCGTCGTCCACGACTGCGGCCGCCTGATCAACCCGATGATCGTCGAGGGGCAGATCCACGGCGGGGTCGCCCAGGGCATCGGCGGCGCGTACTGGGAGAAGCTGGCGTACGACGCGCAGGGACAGCCGCTGGCCACGACGTTCATGGACTACCTGCTGCCCACGGCGGTGGAGGTCCCCCCGATCGAGGTCGGGCACGAAGAGACCCCCACCCCGCTCAACCCCCTCGGGGTGAAGGGAGCCGGGGAGGCCGGGGTGATCCCCGTGGGGGCGGCGATTGCGCAGGCGGTAGAGGACGCGCTGCGTCCGTTTGACATTCACATCACCGAGATGCCGCTCAGCCCCAACCGGGTGCGGCAGCTCGTGGCGAAAGCCCGGAGGACCCCATGA
- a CDS encoding carbon monoxide dehydrogenase subunit G: MKIDGTNTLPASVDTVWKTINDPEALRRCTPGLKELKAISPDNYAATLQIGIAAVKGTYAGTLRITDKQAPTHYRIILEGTGGAGFMKGEGTVDLEPQGDGTLLKWVGDIQIGGLIAGVGQRMLGGIGKMLIGQFFKCLEESLGSGS, translated from the coding sequence ATGAAGATCGACGGCACCAACACGCTCCCCGCATCGGTCGACACGGTGTGGAAGACGATCAATGACCCTGAGGCCCTCCGGCGGTGCACGCCGGGGCTCAAAGAGCTCAAGGCGATCAGCCCCGACAACTACGCGGCCACGCTGCAGATCGGGATCGCGGCCGTGAAGGGGACCTACGCCGGGACCCTCCGCATCACGGACAAGCAGGCCCCGACCCACTATCGGATCATCCTCGAGGGAACCGGGGGGGCCGGCTTCATGAAGGGCGAGGGCACCGTGGATCTCGAACCGCAGGGGGACGGGACGCTGCTGAAGTGGGTCGGCGACATCCAGATCGGCGGCCTGATCGCGGGCGTGGGGCAGCGGATGCTGGGAGGCATCGGGAAGATGCTGATCGGACAGTTCTTCAAGTGCCTGGAGGAGTCCCTGGGGAGCGGGTCGTGA